The window GAAAAAAATCGTGGCAATAAAGGGAAGATACTGTTTCGCGGCGGCTCTCGTCCCCAGCGTCTCCTCCATAAAATCAAGAATGCCGCCAATCAGGATTTCCGTGATATTTTGTCCGCTCCGCGGAACCATCTTGAGCGACCGCGCGATAAGCAAGGCTGTCAGCCCCACAATCGCCGAAACCACAAGACCCAACACCAAACTATTGGCGAGCGGGAATTCGCCGATATGCGCAAGTATTTCCGGTTTTAAACTTACGTGCAATTCCATAATAATGCTCTCAAGTATAAAAAAAGTTGCTTAAAAATGCAATACCACCGAATTGTATTTTTCCTCAAATTGTGCCATTATTCTCCGCAGTGGTTAGTTCAACGATTTTGGAGGTTAGGCCCATGTTGGCTCTCGTCACGCTCTCAACCTGGCAGACCATTGCGATTGGCGCGCTTGTCGCGCTACTCCTCGTACTCTGGCTCAGCGCGCGCCGGTGGTCGGTGGAGCGCCTCGTCATGGTGCGCGCTCACTATAAGGATGGCGCCGAGAAGGACTTCATCACGTATCCGTGGCGCCTCAAGGAGCTCTACAAGGCGATCAAGGGAAACCCGCGGACGCTTCACTGCGACGACTACTTCCCCCGCGATCTTCCCATCAACTCCAGCGTCACGTGTGTAAGCCTCCACCCATTCGGGTACCATAGTCACCCGTGGCACAACAACGACTCGCTTCAGAGTCACTTTCAGTGGGAGAGGACACTTTGGAGCAGCGCACACGCCCTACTCACGAGCGTGCTGAGCGACTTTGGGCTGGAGGACAATCAACCGATGCTACCCGAAATACTCAACCTCCTCTCGCACCAGCGTTTGGACGCGCTGAGGTTAAAAGCGGCGAGGGACAATCCCTCAGCCGCATATTGCCTCAACAACGGCGAGGTCGCCTATCTCCAGCGTCTGCGCGACTGCCTGGATGTGACGATGGAGAAAAGGTGGGCGAGGGACACCCGTTATGTGCGGCTTAACGGCGGTCTGCCCGACACGGATGCGTGCGTGATGACACTGCTGGATACTGACGAAGGCGCGAAGTGTGTCATCGCCTACATCAACCGCGGCTGGCAACCCGAACCGACACCTCCCATGCCGCCCGAGCCATGCATACAGACAAGGACTGGCGGACACTGCTAGGCACCATCTCCTCACATCTCAAACCCCCGCCGCTCGTACCAACGAGATGCGGGGGTCCTTCATTTTTATATTAGACCCACTTCGCTCAAAGCATACCTGCCCACCCATCAACTCCCCGATTCCCGCTTCCTCATCTTCAGTACAGTCAAAACCCCGCCGATAAACAGCAACAATGATGTCGTGGCGGAAATCATACAATACGCGCAAATTTCATGAAGGATGAAAAACTGCAGATACACAAACCACGCGGAGGCAAAGAGTCCCGTGACAGAAAGTGCCGCCGCCGCTAACATAAAACGGGAATTTTTTGTATAAAGCGCCGCGCTTGCAAATATGACGATAGCGAGATAATACGCAACGCCGAAAAATGCGACCGGTACTCCGGCGAACACCGAGTACGCGCTTGCAAGTACATTATCGCAACCCGTACCGATAAGGCAGGTACCCGGCATGAGAGAAAAATGCCGAATCGAAAGATACGTCGCGTCCGTGAGGCCGATGAGCCCCAGTACTAAAAACGCCGCCGCAAACCATCGCGGCACAATAGAAACGGGTGATTGAGTTATTGTTTCATTCGGCTCCATGTGCCGACAATATAACACATACACAAGACGCTTGCAAACATAGCCACCGAACGTACTACGGTACCGTATACGGCGCCGTTGTCGCGACCGATGAAACATATCCGAATTCATCAACCGCGCGCACGCCAAAAACATACGTGTTGGATGAAGTCGCGAAGGAATACGTATATTTGAAATCGGGGCTGTTGGCGCCGGCAACGCCCTGCGTGAACCGCACCCATTCGTTATCCGGAAAACGTTCTACAGCGGTGGAAGTCGCGCGATTGACTTCATAACCGATTTCGCGATTCATGCCGTCGGAGTCGGTTGAAGAAGGATCCCATCCGATGACGGCCTTGGAAAGCCCCGCGTCATACCGTTCCACGAGCGCCGATGCCGGCGGCGTGGGGGGCGCCGTGACCGGCGCTACGTCGCTGAAATAGTACTTGGTCTTATCCGCCGCGGCGAAACGAAACCACTGATTGCCGCCGCCAGAGCCGGCAAAATCATAGATCGAAACCATAACGTAGTCAGCGGAAGTAAACGGACGAGGCG is drawn from bacterium and contains these coding sequences:
- a CDS encoding vitamin K epoxide reductase family protein, translating into MEPNETITQSPVSIVPRWFAAAFLVLGLIGLTDATYLSIRHFSLMPGTCLIGTGCDNVLASAYSVFAGVPVAFFGVAYYLAIVIFASAALYTKNSRFMLAAAALSVTGLFASAWFVYLQFFILHEICAYCMISATTSLLLFIGGVLTVLKMRKRESGS